From Mytilus edulis chromosome 8, xbMytEdul2.2, whole genome shotgun sequence, one genomic window encodes:
- the LOC139486409 gene encoding uncharacterized protein gives MCCNSPPNSTHVPCNGYLCNQAPHVGGVSCGVCDRVSDPKECAVEQQCQPNEVCTVSTLFFGFAVKHSLGCEQKTVCDQLLKQFKITHTAAVGKRDVVLCKACCDGTGCNKDDCKNVIKRQTCHDSTVCG, from the exons ATGTGCTGTAATAGTCCACCAAATAGTACACACGTTCCGTGTAATGGTTACTTGTGTAATCAAG CACCTCATGTTGGGGGAGTTTCTTGTGGCGTTTGTGACAGGGTTAGCGATCCGAAGGAATGTGCGGTTGAGCAGCAATGTCAACCTAATGAG GTCTGTACAGTTTCGACGTTGTTTTTTGGTTTTGCTGTAAAACATAGCCTCGGATGTGAGCAAAAAACT GTCTGTGATCAGCTCCTTAAACAGTTCAAAATTACTCACACCGCAGCCGTTGGTAAACGAGATGTTGTCCTCTGCAAAGCATGCTGTGACGGTACAGGTTGTAACAAAGATGATtgcaaaaatgttattaaac GCCAAACCTGCCACGACTCTACTGTTTGTGGATGA